Part of the Longimicrobiales bacterium genome is shown below.
TGGACCGCCATGAAGCGCGCGGCACGTTCTTCGTGCTGGGCTGGGTGGCCGAGCGCCGGCCGGACCTGGTGCGCCGCATCGTCGACCAGGGCCACGAGCTCGCGTCGCACGGCTGGGATCACGCGCGCGTGACGACGATCGGCCCCGAGGAGTTCCGCGAATCGGTGCGTCGCAGCAGGGACGTGCTGGAGCAGATCGGCGGCGTCGAGGTCACCGGCTTCCGCGCGCCGAGCTTCTCCATCGTGCCGGGGCTCGAGTGGGCGCTGAACATCCTGGTCGAAGAGGGCTACACGTACGACTCCAGCCTCTTCCCCGTCGCGCGCCGCGGCTACGGCTATCCGACCGGCGGCCGCGATCCCTACTGGATCGACTGCGAGGCTGGCACGCTGATCGAGGTGCCCCCTGCGACGCTGCGCCGCTTCGGCATGAACCTGCCCGCCGCGGGCGGCGGCTACCTGCGCATGCTGCCCCTCGGTCTCACGCGCGCCGCGGTCGTCAGCGCGGAGCGTCGCAACGCGCCGGCAACGCTCTACATCCATCCGTGGGAGCTGGACCCCGCGCAGCCGCGGCTCGATGTGCCATGGACCACGAAGATCCGCCACTACAGCGGCCTCGCGCACACGGAAGCGCGGCTGGACCAGCTGCTGCGCGCATACACGTATCGGCCCATCGCGTACACGATCGGGCAGATGGTGCATCCCTAGAAGAGCTTGCGGTCTCCCCAGGGCCCGCTCGGAAGGGCGCGACGCTGTGTCGGTCGCGCCCTTCGTATTACGCAGACGATGCTATCCGTAGACCGACGCACAGAATATCCGCGACCCGATGACAGGTCATTCACCTTCATAGAGCCGGGCAAGGTCAATGATCTCCAGGTCGTCACGGTCTTCGGCAGCCCTCACGACAGCCTGGTCGAAGTGTTGCCCGAAAAGCAGCAGCCTGGCTGAGGCAGCGACGGGCCCAAGAGCGCCCCGGGCTTCCTCGAGTCGCACGACGTGTTGAAGCGAGAGGCGTTCACCCACCTTCGCTTCGCCGATCGCCGTCACCGTACGATCACTCGGTGTCTCGGCATCGTCGGCGGCAACGACAACGTCGAGCTCCCTTTGTTCGTTTGCTCCGGTGTCGTCGTTCCGTACGGTCAGGGTTGTGGGACCGACGTGGACAGGTGGTCCCCCTACGGTTTCGCGGCTGGCGAAATGCAGCGCCCAGGACCGGGCCATCGACTCGAAACAGGGTCCTAGAACCCGTGAACGGAAAGTCTGAGTCAG
Proteins encoded:
- a CDS encoding XrtA system polysaccharide deacetylase, encoding QLYHHFTVDVEEYFQVSALEPHVPRSAWESIESRIDVGMDRLLGLLDRHEARGTFFVLGWVAERRPDLVRRIVDQGHELASHGWDHARVTTIGPEEFRESVRRSRDVLEQIGGVEVTGFRAPSFSIVPGLEWALNILVEEGYTYDSSLFPVARRGYGYPTGGRDPYWIDCEAGTLIEVPPATLRRFGMNLPAAGGGYLRMLPLGLTRAAVVSAERRNAPATLYIHPWELDPAQPRLDVPWTTKIRHYSGLAHTEARLDQLLRAYTYRPIAYTIGQMVHP